The proteins below are encoded in one region of Brassica napus cultivar Da-Ae chromosome A6, Da-Ae, whole genome shotgun sequence:
- the LOC125610235 gene encoding histone-lysine N-methyltransferase, H3 lysine-9 specific SUVH7-like produces MDESTPIEATPFSYLIPSFADDDNHHMENIPSPTSQVVTPLQTVDDETSYTTPPPIPQASPLQPANEENYNTPTPYQPLLLATPLSFISPSDESNTAAVDPNMGPIKRGRGRPKGSKNSKPSKKKMETSHPNNQVVVSGHNDETHNTSFSPHPPLMATDLQAIVPYDDSKHDSLADDDAAPSSDPLKRGRGRPKGSKSAKTPVKKLKPHNPDDKIFCPSFDSMITEEEKENGNEDLVDSVRMRFNAVCRRLGHISCEKAVVTTAFSRFTNLGVRTNKKKRIGPVPGVQPGDIFYFWGEMCLVGLHTQMPAGIDYLLAKDGEAEGLTTSVVTSVGHYNDKTDELHTLVYTGQGGTCKDGKPRNQDLTRGNLALVTSQKRGNEVRVIRGVEDPGDKKGKVYIYDGLYVVTHYWIEKGTTGFDEFKFNLVRKQDQPSGFATWKLAEELMKCGSSNRSRKGFVFEDIALGLEALPVPIVNEIDENDKEWPLDFDYRASSESLSMMIVPNHQSTGCNNTCQGGQSCGDPTCLCIQRNGGELPYDNRILLYRKPMIYECGESCSCPADCKNRLSQSGLKLRLEVFKTESCGWGLRSWEPIRAGTFICELVGTAKRRDEIEEDDEYVFDTSRVYKRFRWNYEPELVGEDCWDEVSEVYKLRSEILVSARAFGNVSRFMNHSCLANVMWQPVEFEKDGQPLVRIAFFAKRHIPPLTELRYDYGMSYDTGEVDEGGSRVFTGKRACLCGSENCRGSFE; encoded by the coding sequence ATGGATGAGTCTACTCCAATCGAAGCTACACCATTCAGCTATCTAATTCCGAGCTTTGCTGACGATGATAACCATCACATGGAGAACATCCCATCACCAACTTCTCAAGTGGTTACACCACTTCAAACTGTTGATGACGAGACCTCTTACACAACACCACCTCCCATTCCTCAAGCCTCACCGCTTCAGCCTGCTAATGAGGAAAACTACAACACACCAACACCCTATCAACCTCTATTACTGGCCACACCACTCAGCTTCATTTCACCATCTGATGAATCCAACACTGCTGCTGTCGATCCCAACATGGGTCCTATCAAAAGAGGACGAGGCCGACCAAAAGGTTCAAAGAATTCCAAGCCGTccaagaagaagatggaaacCTCTCATCCCAACAATCAAGTGGTTGTATCTGGTCACAATGATGAAACTCACAACACATCATTCTCCCCTCATCCTCCTCTAATGGCCACAGATCTTCAAGCTATTGTACCATACGATGACTCCAAACACGACTCTTTGGCTGATGATGATGCTGCTCCGAGTAGCGATCCTCTTAAAAGAGGACGGGGCCGACCAAAGGGTTCGAAGAGCGCCAAGACGCCTGTGAAGAAGCTGAAACCCCATAATCCCgacgacaaaatattttgtCCCAGTTTTGACTCGATGATAAccgaagaggagaaagaaaatGGGAATGAAGATCTGGTGGACTCCGTTCGGATGCGTTTCAACGCCGTTTGTCGTCGCTTAGGCCACATAAGCTGCGAGAAAGCTGTGGTCACAACTGCCTTCAGTAGGTTTACCAATCTGGGTGTCAGAActaacaagaagaagagaatcgGTCCGGTTCCGGGGGTACAACCAGGAGATATATTCTACTTCTGGGGAGAGATGTGTTTGGTTGGACTTCACACTCAGATGCCTGCTGGTATCGACTATCTACTAGCGAAAGATGGTGAAGCAGAAGGATTAACAACAAGTGTCGTTACATCAGTAGGACACTACAACGACAAAACGGACGAGCTTCATACTTTGGTATACACCGGGCAAGGAGGAACGTGTAAGGATGGTAAACCTAGAAATCAAGACCTTACAAGAGGAAACCTAGCGTTGGTCACAAGTCAGAAAAGAGGAAATGAAGTTAGAGTGATTAGAGGTGTAGAGGATCCGGGCGATAAAAAAGGGAAAGTATATATCTACGATGGTCTCTATGTGGTAACCCATTATTGGATAGAGAAAGGGACCACCGGCTTTGATGAATTCAAGTTTAATCTCGTGAGAAAACAAGACCAGCCTTCTGGTTTCGCCACGTGGAAGTTAGCTGAAGAATTGATGAAGTGTGGTTCGAGTAATCGGTCGAGGAAGGGTTTTGTGTTTGAAGATATTGCTCTTGGATTGGAGGCGTTGCCAGTTCCGATCGTGAACGAGATCGATGAGAACGACAAGGAGTGGCCACTAGACTTCGACTACAGAGCCTCTTCGGAAAGTTTGAGTATGATGATCGTTCCGAACCATCAATCTACTGGATGCAACAACACTTGTCAAGGTGGTCAGTCATGTGGAGATCCGACGTGTCTTTGTATTCAAAGAAATGGCGGCGAGTTACCGTATGATAACCGCATTTTACTATATCGTAAACCGATGATTTACGAATGTGGCGAATCCTGTTCTTGCCCCGCGGACTGCAAGAACAGGCTATCTCAAAGCGGTTTGAAACTCCGGTTGGAAGTGTTCAAGACGGAGAGCTGCGGTTGGGGGTTACGTTCGTGGGAGCCCATACGAGCCGGGACTTTTATCTGCGAGTTGGTTGGCACAGCTAAGAGAAGAGATGAGATTGAAGAAGACGACGAGTACGTCTTCGACACCTCTCGAGTTTACAAAAGGTTTAGGTGGAACTACGAACCGGAACTTGTGGGTGAAGACTGTTGGGACGAAGTCTCTGAAGTTTATAAACTTCGGTCGGAAATATTGGTCAGTGCCAGAGCTTTTGGTAACGTTAGTCGGTTCATGAACCATAGCTGCTTGGCTAACGTTATGTGGCAGCCTGTTGAGTTTGAAAAGGATGGCCAACCTTTGGTTCGTATTGCCTTTTTTGCAAAGAGACATATACCTCCGTTGACAGAGTTGAGATACGATTATGGAATGTCTTATGATACTGGAGAGGTTGATGAAGGTGGAAGCAGGGTTTTTACAGGTAAAAGGGCTTGCTTGTGTGGTTCGGAAAATTGTCGTGGTTCTTTTGAGTGA